One window of the Bos mutus isolate GX-2022 chromosome X, NWIPB_WYAK_1.1, whole genome shotgun sequence genome contains the following:
- the NOX1 gene encoding NADPH oxidase 1 isoform X3, whose protein sequence is MGNWVVNHWFSVLFLVAWLGLNVFLFVHAFLSFEKATKYYYTRQILGSALAWARASARCLNFNSMLILLPVCRNLLSFLRGTCSFYRSTLRKQLDHNLAFHKLVGYMICLHTAIHIIAHLFNLERYSRSRQATDGSLASILSNLPHQENYSWLNPIQSPNTTVVYVIFTSIAGLTGVIITVALVLMVTSAMEFIRRSYFEVFWYTHHIFIIYFIGLGIHGLGGIVWGQTEESMFENHPHKCAEFFDKWDDPASYCKPPQFEGLPAESWKWILAPGILYIFERILRFYRSQQVVITKVVMHPSKVLELQMHKHGFSMEVGQYIFVNCPSISSLERHPFTLTSAPEEDFFSIHIRAVGDWTENLIRTFEQQYSPVPRIQVDGPFGTVSEDVFQYEVAVLVGAGIGVTPFASILKSIWYKFQHTDHNLKTQKIYFYWICREMGAFAWFNDLLASLEQEMEELGKVGFLNYRLFLTGWDSNFAGHAALNFDKANDILTGLKQKTFFGRPMWDNEFSTIATTHPKLAVGVFLCGPQTLVKSLSKCCHQYSSLDPRKVQFYFNKENF, encoded by the exons GTTGCTTGGTTGGGGCTGAATGTTTTCCTGTTCGTGCATGCCTTCCTGTCATTTGAGAAGGCCACCAAGTACTACTACACAAGACAAATACTGGGG TCAGCGCTGGCCTGGGCCCGAGCCTCTGCTCGCTGCTTGAATTTTAACAGCATGCTGATCCTTCTTCCCGTGTGTCGAAATTTGCTGTCTTTCCTGAGAGGCACCTGCTCa TTTTATAGGAGTACCCTGAGAAAGCAACTGGATCACAACCTCGCCTTCCACAAACTGGTGGGATATATGATCTGCCTACACACAG CTATTCACATCATTGCACACCTGTTTAACCTTGAACGATATAGCAGAAGCAGACAGGCCACAGATGGATCCCTTGCTTCCATTCTCTCCAACCTACCTCATCAGGAGAATTATTCATGGCTAAATCCCATCCAGTCCCCAAACACA aCAGTGGTGTATGTGATATTCACCAGCATCGCTGGTCTCACTGGAGTGATCATCACAGTGGCTCTGGTTCTCATGGTGACTTCAGCTATGGAATTTATCCGGAGGAGTTATTTTGAGGTCTTCTGGTATACACACCACATTTTTATCATCTACTTCATTGGCTTAGGAATTCATGGTCTTGG TGGAATTGTCTGGGGTCAAACAGAAGAGAGCATGTTTGAGAATCATCCTCACAAGTGTGCAGAGTTTTTTGACAAGTGGGATGATCCTGCCTCCTACTGCAAGCCTCCCCAATTTGAAGGGCTCCCTGCTGAG TCTTGGAAATGGATCCTTGCACCAGGCATTCTGTACATCTTTGAAAGGATCCTCAGATTTTACCGCTCTCAGCAGGTTGTGATTACCAAG GTTGTCATGCACCCATCCAAAGTTTTGGAATTGCAGATGCACAAGCATGGCTTCAGTATGGAAGTGGGACAGTATATTTTTGTTAATTGCCCCTCAATCTCTAGCCTGGAGCGGCATCCCTTTACCCTGACCTCTGCTCCAGAGGAAGACTTCTTCTCCATTCATATCCGAGCAGTGGGGGACTGGACAGAAAATCTCATAAGGACTTTTGAACAACAGTATTCGCCAGTTCCCAG GATCCAGGTGGACGGGCCTTTTGGCACTGTCAGTGAGGATGTTTTCCAGTATGAAGTGGCTGTGTTGGTTGGAGCAGGAATTGGGGTTACCCCCTTTGCTTCTATCTTGAAATCCATCTGGTACAAATTTCAGCATACAGATCACAACCTCAAAACACAAAAG ATCTATTTCTACTGGATCTGCAGGGAGATGGGTGCTTTTGCTTGGTTCAATGACCTATTGGCTTCCCTGGAACAGGAGATGGAGGAATTAGGCAAAGTGGGTTTTCTAAACTACCGTCTCTTCCTCACCGGATGGGACAGCAACTTT GCTGGTCATGCAGCACTAAACTTTGATAAGGCCAATGACATCCTGACAGGTCTGAAACAGAAAACCTTCTTTGGGAGACCTATGTGGGACAATGAGTTCTCTACAATAGCTACCACTCACCCCAA GTTGGCGGTGGGAGTCTTCCTATGTGGTCCCCAGACCTTGGTAAAGAGCCTGAGCAAATGCTGTCACCAGTACTCCAGCCTGGATCCTAGGAAGGTTCAATTCTACTTCAACAAAGAAAATTTCTGA
- the NOX1 gene encoding NADPH oxidase 1 isoform X2 → MGNWVVNHWFSVLFLVAWLGLNVFLFVHAFLSFEKATKYYYTRQILGSALAWARASARCLNFNSMLILLPVCRNLLSFLRGTCSFYRSTLRKQLDHNLAFHKLVGYMICLHTAIHIIAHLFNLERYSRSRQATDGSLASILSNLPHQENYSWLNPIQSPNTTVVYVIFTSIAGLTGVIITVALVLMVTSAMEFIRRSYFEVFWYTHHIFIIYFIGLGIHGLGGIVWGQTEESMFENHPHKCAEFFDKWDDPASYCKPPQFEGLPAESWKWILAPGILYIFERILRFYRSQQVVITKVVMHPSKVLELQMHKHGFSMEVGQYIFVNCPSISSLERHPFTLTSAPEEDFFSIHIRAVGDWTENLIRTFEQQYSPVPRIQVDGPFGTVSEDVFQYEVAVLVGAGIGVTPFASILKSIWYKFQHTDHNLKTQKAGHAALNFDKANDILTGLKQKTFFGRPMWDNEFSTIATTHPKLAVGVFLCGPQTLVKSLSKCCHQYSSLDPRKVQFYFNKENF, encoded by the exons GTTGCTTGGTTGGGGCTGAATGTTTTCCTGTTCGTGCATGCCTTCCTGTCATTTGAGAAGGCCACCAAGTACTACTACACAAGACAAATACTGGGG TCAGCGCTGGCCTGGGCCCGAGCCTCTGCTCGCTGCTTGAATTTTAACAGCATGCTGATCCTTCTTCCCGTGTGTCGAAATTTGCTGTCTTTCCTGAGAGGCACCTGCTCa TTTTATAGGAGTACCCTGAGAAAGCAACTGGATCACAACCTCGCCTTCCACAAACTGGTGGGATATATGATCTGCCTACACACAG CTATTCACATCATTGCACACCTGTTTAACCTTGAACGATATAGCAGAAGCAGACAGGCCACAGATGGATCCCTTGCTTCCATTCTCTCCAACCTACCTCATCAGGAGAATTATTCATGGCTAAATCCCATCCAGTCCCCAAACACA aCAGTGGTGTATGTGATATTCACCAGCATCGCTGGTCTCACTGGAGTGATCATCACAGTGGCTCTGGTTCTCATGGTGACTTCAGCTATGGAATTTATCCGGAGGAGTTATTTTGAGGTCTTCTGGTATACACACCACATTTTTATCATCTACTTCATTGGCTTAGGAATTCATGGTCTTGG TGGAATTGTCTGGGGTCAAACAGAAGAGAGCATGTTTGAGAATCATCCTCACAAGTGTGCAGAGTTTTTTGACAAGTGGGATGATCCTGCCTCCTACTGCAAGCCTCCCCAATTTGAAGGGCTCCCTGCTGAG TCTTGGAAATGGATCCTTGCACCAGGCATTCTGTACATCTTTGAAAGGATCCTCAGATTTTACCGCTCTCAGCAGGTTGTGATTACCAAG GTTGTCATGCACCCATCCAAAGTTTTGGAATTGCAGATGCACAAGCATGGCTTCAGTATGGAAGTGGGACAGTATATTTTTGTTAATTGCCCCTCAATCTCTAGCCTGGAGCGGCATCCCTTTACCCTGACCTCTGCTCCAGAGGAAGACTTCTTCTCCATTCATATCCGAGCAGTGGGGGACTGGACAGAAAATCTCATAAGGACTTTTGAACAACAGTATTCGCCAGTTCCCAG GATCCAGGTGGACGGGCCTTTTGGCACTGTCAGTGAGGATGTTTTCCAGTATGAAGTGGCTGTGTTGGTTGGAGCAGGAATTGGGGTTACCCCCTTTGCTTCTATCTTGAAATCCATCTGGTACAAATTTCAGCATACAGATCACAACCTCAAAACACAAAAG GCTGGTCATGCAGCACTAAACTTTGATAAGGCCAATGACATCCTGACAGGTCTGAAACAGAAAACCTTCTTTGGGAGACCTATGTGGGACAATGAGTTCTCTACAATAGCTACCACTCACCCCAA GTTGGCGGTGGGAGTCTTCCTATGTGGTCCCCAGACCTTGGTAAAGAGCCTGAGCAAATGCTGTCACCAGTACTCCAGCCTGGATCCTAGGAAGGTTCAATTCTACTTCAACAAAGAAAATTTCTGA
- the NOX1 gene encoding NADPH oxidase 1 isoform X1, with product MGNWVVNHWFSVLFLVAWLGLNVFLFVHAFLSFEKATKYYYTRQILGFYRSTLRKQLDHNLAFHKLVGYMICLHTAIHIIAHLFNLERYSRSRQATDGSLASILSNLPHQENYSWLNPIQSPNTTVVYVIFTSIAGLTGVIITVALVLMVTSAMEFIRRSYFEVFWYTHHIFIIYFIGLGIHGLGGIVWGQTEESMFENHPHKCAEFFDKWDDPASYCKPPQFEGLPAESWKWILAPGILYIFERILRFYRSQQVVITKVVMHPSKVLELQMHKHGFSMEVGQYIFVNCPSISSLERHPFTLTSAPEEDFFSIHIRAVGDWTENLIRTFEQQYSPVPRIQVDGPFGTVSEDVFQYEVAVLVGAGIGVTPFASILKSIWYKFQHTDHNLKTQKIYFYWICREMGAFAWFNDLLASLEQEMEELGKVGFLNYRLFLTGWDSNFAGHAALNFDKANDILTGLKQKTFFGRPMWDNEFSTIATTHPKLAVGVFLCGPQTLVKSLSKCCHQYSSLDPRKVQFYFNKENF from the exons GTTGCTTGGTTGGGGCTGAATGTTTTCCTGTTCGTGCATGCCTTCCTGTCATTTGAGAAGGCCACCAAGTACTACTACACAAGACAAATACTGGGG TTTTATAGGAGTACCCTGAGAAAGCAACTGGATCACAACCTCGCCTTCCACAAACTGGTGGGATATATGATCTGCCTACACACAG CTATTCACATCATTGCACACCTGTTTAACCTTGAACGATATAGCAGAAGCAGACAGGCCACAGATGGATCCCTTGCTTCCATTCTCTCCAACCTACCTCATCAGGAGAATTATTCATGGCTAAATCCCATCCAGTCCCCAAACACA aCAGTGGTGTATGTGATATTCACCAGCATCGCTGGTCTCACTGGAGTGATCATCACAGTGGCTCTGGTTCTCATGGTGACTTCAGCTATGGAATTTATCCGGAGGAGTTATTTTGAGGTCTTCTGGTATACACACCACATTTTTATCATCTACTTCATTGGCTTAGGAATTCATGGTCTTGG TGGAATTGTCTGGGGTCAAACAGAAGAGAGCATGTTTGAGAATCATCCTCACAAGTGTGCAGAGTTTTTTGACAAGTGGGATGATCCTGCCTCCTACTGCAAGCCTCCCCAATTTGAAGGGCTCCCTGCTGAG TCTTGGAAATGGATCCTTGCACCAGGCATTCTGTACATCTTTGAAAGGATCCTCAGATTTTACCGCTCTCAGCAGGTTGTGATTACCAAG GTTGTCATGCACCCATCCAAAGTTTTGGAATTGCAGATGCACAAGCATGGCTTCAGTATGGAAGTGGGACAGTATATTTTTGTTAATTGCCCCTCAATCTCTAGCCTGGAGCGGCATCCCTTTACCCTGACCTCTGCTCCAGAGGAAGACTTCTTCTCCATTCATATCCGAGCAGTGGGGGACTGGACAGAAAATCTCATAAGGACTTTTGAACAACAGTATTCGCCAGTTCCCAG GATCCAGGTGGACGGGCCTTTTGGCACTGTCAGTGAGGATGTTTTCCAGTATGAAGTGGCTGTGTTGGTTGGAGCAGGAATTGGGGTTACCCCCTTTGCTTCTATCTTGAAATCCATCTGGTACAAATTTCAGCATACAGATCACAACCTCAAAACACAAAAG ATCTATTTCTACTGGATCTGCAGGGAGATGGGTGCTTTTGCTTGGTTCAATGACCTATTGGCTTCCCTGGAACAGGAGATGGAGGAATTAGGCAAAGTGGGTTTTCTAAACTACCGTCTCTTCCTCACCGGATGGGACAGCAACTTT GCTGGTCATGCAGCACTAAACTTTGATAAGGCCAATGACATCCTGACAGGTCTGAAACAGAAAACCTTCTTTGGGAGACCTATGTGGGACAATGAGTTCTCTACAATAGCTACCACTCACCCCAA GTTGGCGGTGGGAGTCTTCCTATGTGGTCCCCAGACCTTGGTAAAGAGCCTGAGCAAATGCTGTCACCAGTACTCCAGCCTGGATCCTAGGAAGGTTCAATTCTACTTCAACAAAGAAAATTTCTGA